Proteins co-encoded in one Hemibagrus wyckioides isolate EC202008001 linkage group LG26, SWU_Hwy_1.0, whole genome shotgun sequence genomic window:
- the tmprss3b gene encoding transmembrane protease serine 3 isoform X1, translating into MMAYLEKKTGEQQQPDSKGINTLGKEEVESGHFEADTNSEDLPNIRTPSVINVSPFSSSVGGWETSKPPQYLDPNTQDPHVPIGWPPETSNSLPIYKKHIIKTSYNSHRASIIKVQPFIHGENLSNSRSVCWADKPRKLLILLMVICLLIGLTLVLGIGLGVGLSCSGKFHCVSMGCISRSAVCDGVKDCGEGEDELNCVRVSGRHSVLQIHSRGIWSSVCWENWSANLGMSACKQLGYNSYVNSTSIPLSSVESAFKKNIVMISSRFPIHYQTFKIHNSSFLRNVQCMSSLVTVLKCIDCGTRPSFRTRISGGNVSLSGQYPWQVSLQYQSQYLCGGSLITNQWIVTAAHCVYGFANPALWMVRVGLTDQPVSGAADLSVKKIFFHSAYYPEGLSYDIALIKLTQPLTFNGQIQPICLPNYDEAFSSGSMCWISGWGATETGGEVSGSLHSALVPLLSIRECRIPGLSSWNICAGYLTGGADTCQGDSGSPLACQSSVWKLVGAASWVQGCGKTNDPGVYTSVTYALPWIHQTMEKEEERSV; encoded by the exons ATGATGGCTTACCTTGAAAAGAAAACTGGAGAACAACAGCAGCCTGACTCAAAGGGAATAAACACCTTGGGCAAG gaggaggtggagtcAGGCCATTTTGAAGCAGACACAAATAGCGAAGATCTCCCGAACATCAGGACCCCCAGCGTGATCAATGTGAGCCCCTTCAGCAGTTCAGTAGGCGGCTGGGAGACTTCCAAACCCCCGCAGTACCTCGACCCCAACACCCAAGACCCACATGTGCCCATCGGCTGGCCTCCTGAGACATCAAATTCACTCCCTATCTACAAAAAACACATCATTAAGACGTCTTATAATTCACACAGGGCGTCCATCATTAAAGTGCAGCCCTTCATCCATG GAGAAAACCTGTCAAACTCTCGGTCCGTGTGCTGGGCAGACAAACCACGCAAACTCCTGATACTGCTGATGGTCATTTGTTTGTTAATAGGACTGACTCTGGTTCTAGGAATTGGTCTGGGAG TGGGTTTGAGTTGCTCTGGAAAATTCCACTGTGTCTCTATGGGGTGTATCAGTAGATCTGCTGTCTGTGACGGAGTCAAAGACTGTGGCGAGGGAGAGGATGAACTCAACTGTg TGCGAGTAAGTGGGAGACACTCCGTCCTGCAGATTCACAGCAGGGGCATATGGAGCTCCGTGTGCTGGGAGAACTGGAGCGCCAATCTGGGAATGTCTGCCTGCAAACAGCTCGGCTATAACAG TTATGTGAATTCCACTTCCATCCCCCTCTCTTCTGTCGAGTCGGCCTTCAAGAAAAACATAGTGATGATTAGCTCCCGCTTTCCCATTCATTATCAAACCTTCAAAATTCACAACAGCTCCTTCCTCAG AAACGTTCAGTGCATGTCCAGTTTGGTCACAGTACTCAAgtgtatag ACTGTGGTACCAGACCCAGTTTCAGGACCCGGATTTCAGGGGgaaatgtttctctctctgggCAGTACCCATGGCAGGTCAGCTTGCAGTATCAGAGTCAGTATCTCTGTGGAGGATCGCTCATAACCAACCAGTGGATTGTCACTGCTGCACACTGTGTATATGG ATTTGCTAATCCTGCTTTATGGATGGTTCGTGTGGGCCTCACAGACCAGCCTGTAAGTGGAGCAGCAGATCTCTCCGTGAAGAAGATCTTCTTCCATAGCGCATATTATCCTGAAGGCCTTAGCTACGATATCGCACTCATTAAACTGACGCAGCCGCTCACATTCAACG GTCAGATACAGCCCATCTGTCTGCCTAACTATGATGAAGCATTCAGTTCAGGATCCATGTGCTGGATATCAGGATGGGGAGCCACAGAAACAGGCG GAGAGGTGAGTGGGTCTCTACACTCTGCCCTGGTTCCTCTCCTCTCTATTCGAGAGTGTAGAATCCCGGGACTTTCATCATGGAATATCTGCGCTGGGTATCTAACAGGTGGAGCTGACACATGCCAG GGGGACAGCGGTAGTCCACTGGCCTGTCAATCCTCGGTGTGGAAGCTGGTAGGAGCAGCGAGCTGGGTTCAGGGCTGCGGAAAAACGAACGACCCAGGAGTTTACACCAGTGTAACATACGCTCTTCCGTGGATACACCAGACCATGGAG AAAGAAGAGGAACGGAGTGTGTGA
- the tmprss3b gene encoding transmembrane protease serine 3 isoform X2 produces MMAYLEKKTGEQQQPDSKGINTLGKEVESGHFEADTNSEDLPNIRTPSVINVSPFSSSVGGWETSKPPQYLDPNTQDPHVPIGWPPETSNSLPIYKKHIIKTSYNSHRASIIKVQPFIHGENLSNSRSVCWADKPRKLLILLMVICLLIGLTLVLGIGLGVGLSCSGKFHCVSMGCISRSAVCDGVKDCGEGEDELNCVRVSGRHSVLQIHSRGIWSSVCWENWSANLGMSACKQLGYNSYVNSTSIPLSSVESAFKKNIVMISSRFPIHYQTFKIHNSSFLRNVQCMSSLVTVLKCIDCGTRPSFRTRISGGNVSLSGQYPWQVSLQYQSQYLCGGSLITNQWIVTAAHCVYGFANPALWMVRVGLTDQPVSGAADLSVKKIFFHSAYYPEGLSYDIALIKLTQPLTFNGQIQPICLPNYDEAFSSGSMCWISGWGATETGGEVSGSLHSALVPLLSIRECRIPGLSSWNICAGYLTGGADTCQGDSGSPLACQSSVWKLVGAASWVQGCGKTNDPGVYTSVTYALPWIHQTMEKEEERSV; encoded by the exons ATGATGGCTTACCTTGAAAAGAAAACTGGAGAACAACAGCAGCCTGACTCAAAGGGAATAAACACCTTGGGCAAG gaggtggagtcAGGCCATTTTGAAGCAGACACAAATAGCGAAGATCTCCCGAACATCAGGACCCCCAGCGTGATCAATGTGAGCCCCTTCAGCAGTTCAGTAGGCGGCTGGGAGACTTCCAAACCCCCGCAGTACCTCGACCCCAACACCCAAGACCCACATGTGCCCATCGGCTGGCCTCCTGAGACATCAAATTCACTCCCTATCTACAAAAAACACATCATTAAGACGTCTTATAATTCACACAGGGCGTCCATCATTAAAGTGCAGCCCTTCATCCATG GAGAAAACCTGTCAAACTCTCGGTCCGTGTGCTGGGCAGACAAACCACGCAAACTCCTGATACTGCTGATGGTCATTTGTTTGTTAATAGGACTGACTCTGGTTCTAGGAATTGGTCTGGGAG TGGGTTTGAGTTGCTCTGGAAAATTCCACTGTGTCTCTATGGGGTGTATCAGTAGATCTGCTGTCTGTGACGGAGTCAAAGACTGTGGCGAGGGAGAGGATGAACTCAACTGTg TGCGAGTAAGTGGGAGACACTCCGTCCTGCAGATTCACAGCAGGGGCATATGGAGCTCCGTGTGCTGGGAGAACTGGAGCGCCAATCTGGGAATGTCTGCCTGCAAACAGCTCGGCTATAACAG TTATGTGAATTCCACTTCCATCCCCCTCTCTTCTGTCGAGTCGGCCTTCAAGAAAAACATAGTGATGATTAGCTCCCGCTTTCCCATTCATTATCAAACCTTCAAAATTCACAACAGCTCCTTCCTCAG AAACGTTCAGTGCATGTCCAGTTTGGTCACAGTACTCAAgtgtatag ACTGTGGTACCAGACCCAGTTTCAGGACCCGGATTTCAGGGGgaaatgtttctctctctgggCAGTACCCATGGCAGGTCAGCTTGCAGTATCAGAGTCAGTATCTCTGTGGAGGATCGCTCATAACCAACCAGTGGATTGTCACTGCTGCACACTGTGTATATGG ATTTGCTAATCCTGCTTTATGGATGGTTCGTGTGGGCCTCACAGACCAGCCTGTAAGTGGAGCAGCAGATCTCTCCGTGAAGAAGATCTTCTTCCATAGCGCATATTATCCTGAAGGCCTTAGCTACGATATCGCACTCATTAAACTGACGCAGCCGCTCACATTCAACG GTCAGATACAGCCCATCTGTCTGCCTAACTATGATGAAGCATTCAGTTCAGGATCCATGTGCTGGATATCAGGATGGGGAGCCACAGAAACAGGCG GAGAGGTGAGTGGGTCTCTACACTCTGCCCTGGTTCCTCTCCTCTCTATTCGAGAGTGTAGAATCCCGGGACTTTCATCATGGAATATCTGCGCTGGGTATCTAACAGGTGGAGCTGACACATGCCAG GGGGACAGCGGTAGTCCACTGGCCTGTCAATCCTCGGTGTGGAAGCTGGTAGGAGCAGCGAGCTGGGTTCAGGGCTGCGGAAAAACGAACGACCCAGGAGTTTACACCAGTGTAACATACGCTCTTCCGTGGATACACCAGACCATGGAG AAAGAAGAGGAACGGAGTGTGTGA